A portion of the Hoplias malabaricus isolate fHopMal1 chromosome 1, fHopMal1.hap1, whole genome shotgun sequence genome contains these proteins:
- the slc30a1b gene encoding proton-coupled zinc antiporter SLC30A1 — protein MAVGRNDRRLLCMLCLTFGFFVVELVVSRVTASLAMLSDSFHMLSDVIALTVALVAVRFAERTQATSKNTFGWIRAEVMGALVNAVFLTALCFTILLEAVERYADPHEIESPRVVVWVGVAGLLINLLGLFLFHGHAGHGHSHGGHGHSHGGHGHSHGGRSRPRYEESETSEKKQAQEESHRLMVKSNCGHSGDHAVQIESDVVLSHNLQVQLNGDVSLEQLEESSESAAQLNMRGVFLHVLGDALGSVIVVVNALIFTFVWTPCHGEETCVNPCFSSHCSDHQHTHSDSPALNNGTDGVFSEAGPCWVLYLDPTLCLIMVVILLYTTFPLLKESAFILLQTVPKQIDMQKLDGKLRSLEGVLAVHELHIWQLAGSRFIATAHVKCHDPSSYMDIAKRIKSFFHDEGIHATTVQPEFSSDESCVSECDLPCYSQCAPKLCCETNRKSGSESEAVVGTGDTSSQSTPQRNTVGWNVLQEAGAVLQTHMESTV, from the exons CAGCAGAGTGACCGCGTCTCTGGCGATGCTCTCCGACTCCTTCCACATGCTCTCGGATGTGATCGCGCTCACCGTGGCGCTGGTGGCCGTGCGCTTCGCCGAGAGGACGCAGGCCACCAGCAAGAACACCTTCGGCTGGATCCGTGCGGAGGTGATGGGCGCCCTGGTGAACGCCGTATTCCTCACCGCGCTCTGCTTCACCATCTTACTGGAGGCCGTGGAGAGGTACGCAGACCCCCACGAGATAGAGAGCCCGCGCGTCGTGGTGTGGGTCGGAGTGGCCGGACTCCTCATCAACCTGTTGGGGCTCTTCCTCTTCCACGGACACGCTGGACACGGACACTCTCACGGGGGACACGGACACTCTCACGGGGGACACGGACACTCCCACGGCGGTCGTTCTCGCCCTCGCTATGAGGAGTCAGAAACATCAGAGAAGAAGCAAGCTCAAGAAGAGTCCCACAGACTCATGGTGAAGAGCAACTGCGGTCATTCAGGTGACCACGCCGTCCAGATTGAATCAG ACGTTGTCCTAagccacaacctgcaggtccaGTTGAACGGCGACGTCTCgctggagcagctggaggagagTTCGGAGTCCGCGGCCCAGCTGAACATGCGCGGGGTCTTCCTGCACGTGCTGGGCGATGCCCTCGGCTCGGTCATCGTCGTGGTCAATGCCCTGATTTTCACGTTTGTATGGACGCCATGCCACGGAGAGGAGACCTGCGTTAATCCCTGCTTCAGCAGCCACTGCTCTGACCAccagcacacacattcagactcaCCGGCCTTGAACAATGGCACTGACGGCGTTTTCTCAGAAGCCGGACCATGCTGGGTGCTGTATCTGGACCCCACGCTGTGCCTAATAATGGTGGTCATCTTGCTTTACACCACTTTCCCCCTTCTCAAAGAGTCAGCGTTCATCCTCTTGCAGACTGTGCCGAAGCAAATCGACATGCAGAAGTTGGACGGTAAGCTCAGGAGCCTGGAGGGGGTTCTGGCGGTCCACGAACTTCACATCTGGCAGCTGGCCGGCAGCCGCTTCATCGCCACGGCCCACGTTAAGTGCCACGATCCGTCCTCCTACATGGACATAGCCAAGCGTATCAAAAGCTTCTTCCATGACGAAGGCATCCACGCCACCACAGTCCAGCCCGAGTTCTCCTCGGACGAGTCCTGCGTCTCTGAGTGTGACCTCCCCTGTTACAGCCAGTGTGCTCCAAAACTTTGCTGTGAAACGAACCGTAAATCCGGATCAGAGTCGGAAGCGGTGGTGGGTACAGGTGACACATCCAGTCAGAGCACACCACAACGAAACACTGTCGGCTGGAACGTCCTGCAGGAGGCCGGAGCTGTTCTGCAGACACACATGGAGTCCACGGTTTAA